The Ensifer adhaerens genome contains a region encoding:
- the gatC gene encoding Asp-tRNA(Asn)/Glu-tRNA(Gln) amidotransferase subunit GatC, giving the protein MSVDLATVKRVARLARIAVSEEEAERMMGELNGILGFVEQLSEVNVDGVEPMTSVTPMDMKKRTDTVSDGNKADDIVANAPNSDRNFFLVPKVVE; this is encoded by the coding sequence ATGTCCGTAGACCTTGCCACCGTGAAGCGCGTCGCGCGCCTTGCCCGTATCGCCGTCAGCGAAGAAGAAGCCGAACGGATGATGGGTGAGCTCAATGGCATCCTCGGTTTCGTCGAGCAGCTCTCCGAAGTGAATGTCGATGGCGTCGAGCCGATGACCTCGGTCACGCCGATGGATATGAAGAAGCGGACGGACACGGTATCGGACGGCAACAAGGCCGACGACATCGTTGCCAATGCGCCGAATTCCGATCGCAATTTCTTCCTCGTTCCGAAGGTGGTCGAGTAA
- the gatA gene encoding Asp-tRNA(Asn)/Glu-tRNA(Gln) amidotransferase subunit GatA, protein MTDLTSLTIAEARSKLAAKDITAVELTDAYLGAIDAANEAINAYIAVTPEKAREMAKVSDARIAAGKAGALEGIPLGIKDLFATEGVHTQACSHILDGFAPRYESTVTQNLWNDGAVMLGKLNMDEFAMGSSNETSYYGAVKNPWRAKGSNLDLVPGGSSGGSAAAVAAHLCAGATATDTGGSIRQPAAFTGTVGIKPTYGRCSRWGTVAFASSLDQAGPIARDVRDAAILLKSMASVDTKDTTSVDLPVPDYEAAIGKSIKGMKIGIPREYRVDGMPEEIEALWQQGIAWLKEAGAEIVDITLPHTKYALPAYYIVAPAEASSNLARYDGVRYGLRVDGKDIVDMYEKTRAAGFGHEVKRRIMIGTYVLSAGYYDAYYLQAQKVRTLIKRDFELAFHAGVDAILTPATPSSAFGIADEDLASDPVKMYLNDIFTVTVNMAGLPGIAVPGGLDHKGLPLGLQLIGKPFEEETLFKTAHVIEQAAGRFTPTKWW, encoded by the coding sequence ATGACCGACCTTACCAGCCTGACGATTGCCGAAGCCCGCAGCAAGCTCGCCGCGAAGGACATCACCGCCGTCGAACTGACCGACGCCTATCTCGGCGCGATCGATGCCGCCAATGAGGCGATCAACGCCTACATCGCCGTCACACCCGAAAAGGCACGAGAGATGGCCAAGGTCTCGGATGCGCGTATCGCCGCCGGCAAGGCCGGTGCGCTCGAAGGCATCCCGCTCGGCATCAAGGACCTCTTCGCCACCGAAGGCGTGCACACCCAGGCCTGCAGCCACATCCTCGACGGTTTCGCGCCGCGCTACGAATCGACCGTGACCCAGAACCTCTGGAACGACGGCGCCGTCATGCTCGGCAAGCTGAACATGGACGAGTTCGCCATGGGCTCGTCGAACGAGACCTCCTACTACGGCGCGGTCAAGAACCCGTGGCGCGCCAAGGGCTCCAATCTGGATCTCGTGCCGGGTGGCTCCTCCGGTGGTTCCGCCGCAGCCGTTGCCGCGCATCTCTGCGCCGGCGCGACCGCCACCGATACCGGCGGCTCCATCCGCCAGCCGGCAGCCTTCACCGGCACCGTCGGCATCAAGCCGACCTATGGTCGCTGCTCGCGCTGGGGCACCGTCGCTTTCGCCTCGTCGCTCGACCAGGCAGGCCCGATCGCCCGTGACGTGCGCGATGCCGCGATCCTCCTGAAGTCGATGGCAAGCGTCGACACCAAGGACACGACCTCGGTCGATCTGCCGGTGCCGGATTACGAAGCCGCGATCGGCAAGTCGATCAAGGGCATGAAGATCGGCATTCCGCGTGAATACCGCGTCGATGGCATGCCGGAAGAGATCGAAGCGCTCTGGCAGCAGGGAATTGCCTGGCTGAAGGAAGCCGGTGCCGAGATCGTCGACATCACCCTGCCGCACACGAAATACGCGCTGCCGGCCTACTACATCGTCGCTCCCGCCGAGGCCTCCTCGAACCTTGCCCGCTATGACGGCGTTCGCTACGGCCTGCGCGTCGACGGCAAGGACATCGTCGACATGTACGAAAAGACGCGCGCCGCCGGCTTCGGTCACGAAGTCAAGCGCCGCATCATGATCGGCACCTACGTGCTTTCGGCTGGCTACTACGATGCCTACTATCTGCAGGCGCAGAAGGTGCGCACCCTGATCAAGCGCGACTTCGAACTGGCGTTCCATGCCGGCGTTGACGCCATCCTGACGCCGGCGACGCCGTCGTCTGCCTTCGGCATCGCCGACGAGGATCTGGCATCCGATCCGGTCAAGATGTACCTCAACGACATCTTCACGGTAACGGTGAACATGGCCGGCCTTCCCGGTATTGCCGTTCCCGGCGGTCTCGACCACAAGGGCCTGCCGCTTGGCCTGCAGCTGATCGGCAAGCCGTTCGAGGAAGAGACGCTGTTCAAGACGGCGCATGTGATCGAACAGGCGGCCGGCCGCTTCACACCCACCAAATGGTGGTAA
- a CDS encoding GNAT family N-acetyltransferase, protein MPVIRHARAGDVDRLAEIGLRSWQSAIAGLADGEKMRRVAEAAFLRFLFDHWLSVLLVEGEGAICGWVACENFDNAISDLWIEPQLQGRGFGGLLFAEIERRIAADGFDAATTKTHARNDRAVRFFRNHGYGVSWLSTAYAPQLDSDVAFIGLSKSLEQSPDH, encoded by the coding sequence ATGCCCGTCATCCGCCATGCCCGCGCCGGCGACGTCGACCGGCTGGCCGAAATCGGCCTTAGATCCTGGCAGTCGGCAATTGCGGGCCTCGCCGATGGCGAAAAGATGCGGCGCGTGGCCGAGGCCGCATTTCTCCGTTTTCTGTTCGATCACTGGCTTTCCGTTTTGCTCGTCGAAGGCGAAGGCGCCATCTGCGGTTGGGTGGCGTGCGAGAACTTCGACAATGCGATCTCCGATCTATGGATCGAGCCGCAGCTCCAGGGCAGGGGCTTCGGCGGGCTGCTGTTTGCTGAGATCGAGCGTCGTATTGCTGCGGACGGATTCGACGCGGCCACCACCAAGACGCACGCGCGCAACGACCGCGCCGTGCGCTTCTTCCGCAATCACGGCTATGGCGTGAGTTGGCTGTCGACCGCCTATGCGCCGCAACTCGACAGCGACGTTGCCTTCATCGGTCTGAGCAAATCTCTGGAGCAAAGCCCGGATCATTGA
- a CDS encoding sensor domain-containing diguanylate cyclase gives MLDKTVPRPLVLRPFHHSFWLAGLGVIVFTACVLGILSRPVGMLASIWPANAILLGLLIRRPSLASPAGWLTAALAYVLADLVTGADLYEAAALNAANMVGVVIGFLLYRRFSPEHRHLRRARSVLYMFAASSLAAMGASLVGAVAVHLSFGKPVADAFVAWLTTELVNYVVLLPVFLAAPLPEDGLRSRATRMTVSTASASATVWPFVSLVLSCAAALVIGGPGAFAFPVPALLWCALSYGLFPVTILTAIVCVLTQIAVASGALHLGVSGVAEETLTSTRLGTTLLALCPLAVASVDAARRALIGRLSHAVDYDFLTQCLARATFMARAAALIAAPVARKGGTVVMMLDIDRFKAINDTYGHAVGDQVLVSVAGAVRGTLRFEDLVGRLGGEEFAVVLVRQSPTDALKVAERLLEAVRALHIDLEQGGRIAVTISIGAAEVMTRDTGLDGLLLAADRALYQAKAAGRDRVQCAAPSSAHAT, from the coding sequence ATGCTGGATAAAACGGTTCCGCGACCGTTGGTTCTGAGACCTTTCCACCATTCGTTTTGGCTTGCCGGCCTGGGCGTGATCGTCTTCACCGCCTGCGTGCTCGGCATCTTGAGTCGCCCGGTCGGCATGCTGGCTTCGATCTGGCCGGCAAATGCGATTCTGCTCGGCCTGCTGATCAGAAGACCGTCGCTCGCCAGCCCGGCTGGATGGCTGACGGCGGCATTGGCCTACGTTCTTGCGGACCTGGTGACCGGCGCGGATCTCTATGAAGCCGCGGCGTTGAATGCGGCCAACATGGTCGGCGTCGTCATCGGATTCCTGCTCTATCGCCGCTTTTCGCCGGAGCATCGGCACCTGCGCCGGGCGCGCTCGGTCCTTTACATGTTCGCTGCCTCCTCCTTGGCGGCGATGGGCGCCTCGCTCGTCGGAGCGGTCGCGGTTCACCTGTCCTTCGGCAAACCCGTCGCGGACGCATTCGTCGCCTGGCTCACCACCGAGCTGGTCAATTATGTGGTTCTGCTCCCGGTGTTCCTGGCAGCGCCGCTTCCTGAAGACGGTTTGCGATCCCGTGCCACGAGAATGACGGTTTCAACGGCCTCTGCTTCTGCAACCGTCTGGCCGTTCGTCTCCCTGGTCTTGTCCTGCGCTGCGGCGCTCGTCATCGGCGGCCCAGGCGCTTTCGCTTTCCCGGTGCCGGCACTCTTGTGGTGCGCGCTCAGCTATGGCTTGTTCCCGGTGACGATCCTGACGGCGATCGTCTGTGTGTTGACGCAGATTGCCGTTGCCTCCGGCGCCCTGCATCTCGGCGTCAGCGGCGTTGCCGAGGAGACGCTCACCTCCACCCGGCTGGGGACGACCCTTCTTGCGCTCTGCCCGCTGGCGGTCGCCAGCGTCGATGCCGCACGACGGGCGCTGATTGGGCGCCTGTCCCATGCGGTCGATTATGATTTTCTGACCCAGTGCCTGGCGCGCGCGACCTTCATGGCGCGCGCGGCCGCGCTGATCGCAGCGCCGGTCGCCCGAAAAGGCGGGACGGTGGTAATGATGCTCGACATCGACCGCTTCAAGGCGATCAATGACACCTATGGTCACGCCGTCGGCGATCAGGTGCTGGTCTCGGTCGCAGGCGCCGTTCGCGGGACGCTGCGTTTTGAGGATCTCGTCGGTCGGCTTGGCGGCGAAGAGTTTGCCGTTGTGCTGGTTCGGCAATCCCCGACTGATGCGCTCAAGGTCGCCGAGCGACTGCTCGAGGCCGTGCGCGCGCTCCATATCGATCTGGAGCAGGGCGGAAGGATCGCCGTCACCATCAGCATCGGCGCTGCCGAAGTCATGACCCGCGACACCGGTCTCGACGGCCTGCTGCTTGCGGCCGACCGCGCGCTCTACCAGGCGAAGGCTGCGGGCCGTGACCGCGTGCAATGCGCTGCCCCGTCGAGCGCTCACGCAACGTAA
- a CDS encoding YjhX family toxin: MDISRAEQRILHHLAQGGRIEITRDDKAITEIRCFTRDGWVYPGFDLELFRKLKRKKAISSSGGKPYRITERGLQLVRSELNNR, from the coding sequence ATGGACATCTCGCGCGCAGAACAGCGCATTCTTCATCATTTGGCCCAGGGCGGCCGCATCGAAATCACCCGCGACGACAAGGCGATCACCGAAATCCGGTGCTTCACCCGTGACGGCTGGGTCTATCCCGGCTTCGACCTCGAACTTTTCCGCAAATTGAAGCGGAAGAAGGCGATTTCATCGTCCGGCGGAAAACCCTACCGCATCACGGAACGCGGGCTGCAGCTCGTGCGCTCCGAACTTAACAACCGCTAG
- a CDS encoding DUF1294 domain-containing protein, with the protein MSIGPALLSFAILINLAAFGLFWYDKQAARSGRRRISERTLLTLAFFGGSPGAMTARHIFRHKTRKEPFRTRLALIIVLQVALAAIGTLALQ; encoded by the coding sequence ATGTCCATCGGCCCTGCCCTGCTCTCGTTCGCAATTCTCATCAACTTGGCGGCCTTCGGGCTGTTCTGGTACGACAAGCAAGCGGCGCGCTCCGGCCGACGGCGGATCAGCGAGCGGACCCTGCTCACTCTCGCCTTTTTCGGCGGCAGCCCGGGAGCGATGACGGCGCGCCATATCTTCCGACACAAGACGCGTAAGGAACCCTTTCGCACGCGCCTCGCGTTGATCATCGTCTTGCAAGTGGCGCTGGCGGCCATTGGCACCCTGGCGTTGCAATGA
- the gatB gene encoding Asp-tRNA(Asn)/Glu-tRNA(Gln) amidotransferase subunit GatB, whose translation MSIVDVRTPDPKRFIPGATGDWEVIIGMEVHAQVLSNSKLFSGASTEFGNAPNANVSLVDAAMPGMLPVINEECVKQAVRTGLGLKAAINNRSIFDRKNYFYPDLPQGYQISQFKDPIVGEGKIIISVGPDRQGQFEDVEIGIERLHLEQDAGKSMHDQHPSMSYVDLNRSGVALMEIVSKPDMRSSDEAKAYMTKLRSIVRYLGTCDGNMDEGSMRADVNVSVRRPGEGFGTRCEIKNVNSIRFIGQAIEYEARRQIGILEDGGSIDQETRLFDPNKGETRSMRSKEDAHDYRYFPDPDLLPLEFDDAFVEALKADLPELPDDKKERFVRDLGLSVYDASVLVSEKSIADYFEAVAEGRDGKIAANWVINDLLGALNKAGKAIEETPVSPAQLGGIIDLIKAETISGKIAKDLFEIVWNEGGDPAEIVEARGMKQVTDTGAIEKAVDEIIAANPDQVAKVQAKPSLAGWFVGQVMKATGGKANPQAVQALVKAKLGIEE comes from the coding sequence ATGAGCATTGTCGACGTCCGCACCCCCGATCCGAAACGCTTCATCCCCGGCGCCACTGGCGACTGGGAAGTCATCATCGGCATGGAAGTCCATGCCCAGGTGCTTTCCAATTCGAAGCTGTTCTCGGGCGCATCGACGGAGTTCGGCAATGCGCCGAATGCGAACGTCTCGCTGGTCGATGCCGCTATGCCCGGCATGCTGCCCGTGATCAACGAGGAATGCGTGAAGCAGGCGGTACGCACCGGTCTCGGCCTCAAGGCCGCGATCAACAATCGCTCGATCTTCGACCGCAAGAACTATTTCTATCCGGACCTGCCGCAGGGCTATCAGATCTCGCAGTTCAAGGATCCGATCGTCGGCGAGGGCAAGATCATCATTTCGGTCGGCCCGGATCGTCAGGGCCAGTTCGAGGATGTCGAGATCGGCATCGAGCGCCTGCATCTGGAACAGGATGCCGGAAAGTCGATGCACGACCAGCATCCGTCGATGTCTTATGTCGACCTCAACCGCTCGGGCGTGGCGCTGATGGAGATTGTCTCCAAGCCGGACATGCGCTCGTCGGATGAGGCCAAGGCCTACATGACGAAGCTGCGCTCGATCGTGCGCTATCTCGGCACGTGCGACGGCAACATGGACGAAGGCTCGATGCGCGCCGACGTCAACGTTTCCGTGCGTCGTCCGGGCGAGGGCTTCGGCACGCGCTGCGAAATCAAGAACGTCAACTCGATCCGCTTCATCGGCCAGGCGATCGAATACGAGGCACGCCGCCAGATCGGCATTCTTGAGGACGGTGGCAGCATCGACCAGGAGACCCGCCTGTTCGACCCGAACAAGGGCGAGACCCGCTCGATGCGCTCCAAGGAAGACGCGCACGACTACCGCTACTTCCCGGATCCGGACCTGCTGCCACTGGAGTTCGACGACGCCTTCGTCGAGGCGCTGAAGGCCGACCTGCCGGAACTGCCCGACGACAAGAAGGAGCGCTTCGTGCGCGACCTCGGCCTCTCGGTCTATGACGCCTCGGTGCTCGTCTCCGAAAAGTCGATCGCCGATTATTTCGAGGCGGTTGCCGAAGGGCGTGACGGCAAGATTGCCGCCAACTGGGTCATCAACGACCTGCTCGGTGCCTTGAACAAAGCCGGCAAAGCCATTGAAGAGACTCCGGTTTCCCCGGCACAGCTCGGCGGCATCATCGATCTCATCAAGGCCGAGACCATCTCCGGCAAGATCGCCAAGGACCTCTTCGAGATCGTCTGGAACGAGGGCGGCGACCCGGCCGAGATCGTTGAAGCGCGCGGCATGAAGCAGGTGACCGACACCGGCGCCATCGAGAAGGCCGTCGACGAGATCATCGCCGCCAACCCGGATCAGGTCGCCAAGGTGCAGGCCAAACCTTCGCTCGCCGGCTGGTTCGTCGGCCAAGTGATGAAGGCGACCGGCGGCAAGGCCAATCCGCAGGCCGTACAGGCGCTCGTCAAGGCCAAGCTCGGCATCGAGGAATAA
- a CDS encoding GNAT family N-acetyltransferase — protein sequence MFFVRTASERDLEKVRALLIETWHATYDTFYGVEKVNELTERWHSLPALKARLARKNAEFLVADDGRQLGGMGYAAMSDTQAKTVVLHQLYVLPKFQRQGVGRDIFAELETCFPDAERMRVEVEPQNLHALTFYRAHGFAEVGETPVDDPSGLPAIALEKPLLG from the coding sequence ATGTTCTTCGTGCGCACGGCAAGCGAGCGCGACCTGGAGAAGGTTCGCGCTCTGCTGATCGAAACGTGGCACGCGACCTATGACACTTTCTACGGTGTCGAGAAGGTCAACGAACTCACGGAGCGCTGGCATTCGCTGCCGGCGCTCAAAGCCCGGCTCGCGCGCAAGAACGCCGAGTTTCTTGTTGCCGACGATGGAAGGCAGCTGGGCGGCATGGGCTATGCGGCGATGTCCGACACGCAAGCCAAGACGGTGGTGCTGCACCAGCTCTATGTCCTTCCGAAGTTCCAGCGCCAGGGCGTCGGTCGCGATATCTTCGCCGAACTCGAAACCTGCTTCCCGGACGCCGAGCGCATGCGCGTCGAGGTCGAGCCGCAGAACCTGCACGCGCTCACCTTCTATCGCGCGCACGGCTTTGCCGAAGTGGGCGAGACCCCGGTTGACGACCCGTCCGGTCTGCCGGCCATCGCTCTGGAAAAGCCGCTTCTCGGCTAG
- a CDS encoding GNAT family N-acetyltransferase encodes MNDVSGETMDATELLIRKAERKDLEAIVALFANDPLGGHGDTTDPEAFADYAAAFDRIEASTLQTLFVAVLEGQVVGTFQTALHTSLSGRGSSSLIVEAVQTRADMRGRGIGERMMRHAIGEAREKRAKKVRLTSNAVRTDAHRFYERLGFARSHFGFQLPLK; translated from the coding sequence ATGAACGATGTGAGCGGGGAAACCATGGACGCGACCGAACTCTTGATCCGCAAGGCCGAGCGTAAGGACCTCGAAGCGATCGTCGCGCTCTTCGCCAATGATCCGCTCGGCGGCCACGGCGACACGACCGACCCCGAGGCCTTCGCGGACTACGCCGCTGCCTTCGACCGGATTGAAGCCTCGACGCTGCAGACGCTCTTTGTCGCGGTTCTTGAAGGGCAGGTCGTCGGTACTTTTCAAACCGCGCTGCACACGTCTCTGTCGGGGCGTGGAAGCTCCAGCCTGATCGTCGAAGCGGTCCAGACGCGTGCGGACATGCGCGGCCGTGGGATCGGTGAGCGCATGATGCGCCATGCGATCGGCGAGGCGCGGGAGAAGCGCGCAAAGAAGGTAAGGCTCACGTCCAACGCCGTGCGCACCGATGCGCATCGGTTCTACGAGCGTCTCGGCTTTGCGCGCAGCCACTTCGGCTTTCAGCTGCCGTTGAAATGA
- a CDS encoding NADH:ubiquinone oxidoreductase subunit NDUFA12: MKLLLQIFTWWNEQTIGTRFHTWRHGQRVGQDELGNVYYQGGKDSEGRTRRWVIYNGYAEASAIPAGWHGWMHHRTDVSPADEKYTPREWQKAHRVNPTGTANAYRPQGSIAATGKRPRVTGDYDAWTPGS, translated from the coding sequence ATGAAGCTCCTGCTGCAGATTTTCACCTGGTGGAACGAACAGACGATCGGAACGCGCTTTCACACCTGGCGCCACGGTCAACGGGTCGGTCAAGACGAGCTCGGTAATGTCTACTACCAGGGCGGCAAGGACTCCGAAGGCCGCACCCGCCGCTGGGTGATCTACAACGGCTACGCCGAAGCCTCCGCCATTCCGGCCGGCTGGCACGGCTGGATGCATCACCGGACCGACGTTTCTCCGGCTGATGAAAAGTACACGCCGCGCGAATGGCAGAAGGCGCACCGCGTCAATCCGACCGGAACGGCCAACGCCTACCGCCCGCAAGGCTCGATTGCCGCCACCGGCAAGCGTCCCCGCGTGACCGGCGACTACGACGCCTGGACGCCCGGCTCCTGA